From one Bradyrhizobium sp. Ash2021 genomic stretch:
- a CDS encoding caspase family protein — MRRPILMLTLLTAALWAAPAFAQSNAQLGPLCTSEGTPADAQIAACNKIIALKVFSGEKLATIYFWRAVGWNKKGNYAQVIADATEAIRLQPNIPSYNLRGSAYYDKGEYDIAIADFNDALRMGPQGGIVYHNRGNAYRSKGDYAKAIADYDAAINPKEAYSWQNRGASKQALGDLDGALADINEAIRRNPALPSPLINRAVIWRAKGDLDHAIADSTEAIRLAKARAPVNVMTPPASVLISAFSERGLAYEAKGDDDHARQDYAATLEGIASDAGSKANRAMAKVRLSLLQEAAATPPRTTDSTPAPTGASSPTSPSPTGRRVALVIGNGAYTHVRALPNPPNDAHSVAKSLRDIGFAVSEGIDLDRSAMQKTIRDFLLQAARSQVAVVYYAGHGVQIDGRNYLVPVDLQFQAGSRMTDAMVDMDTIMAGLDDQLRTNILILDACRNNPMAPQIASAGANRGIEAGSGLAAPTSLGAGSTLGAGTLIAFATAPGQVALDGEGANSPFSAALSRHIGTPGLEVQQMLTRVRAEVVATTKSKQVPWSNSSLLGEVYLAEK, encoded by the coding sequence ATGCGCCGACCGATCCTGATGTTGACCTTGCTCACCGCCGCGCTGTGGGCGGCGCCCGCTTTCGCCCAATCCAACGCTCAGCTCGGGCCGCTCTGCACCAGCGAAGGCACCCCGGCCGATGCGCAGATCGCGGCCTGCAACAAGATCATCGCGCTGAAGGTGTTTTCCGGCGAGAAGCTGGCGACGATCTATTTCTGGCGCGCGGTGGGCTGGAACAAGAAGGGCAATTACGCGCAGGTGATCGCGGACGCGACCGAAGCGATCCGGCTACAGCCCAATATCCCCTCCTACAATCTGCGCGGCTCCGCTTATTACGACAAGGGCGAATACGACATCGCGATAGCGGACTTCAACGACGCGCTGCGGATGGGACCGCAGGGCGGCATCGTCTATCACAACCGCGGCAACGCCTATCGCTCCAAGGGCGACTACGCAAAAGCGATCGCCGATTACGATGCCGCGATCAATCCGAAGGAAGCCTATTCCTGGCAAAACCGCGGCGCGTCGAAACAGGCGCTCGGCGATCTCGACGGCGCGCTGGCCGACATCAACGAAGCGATCCGTCGCAATCCGGCATTGCCCTCGCCCTTGATCAACCGCGCGGTGATCTGGCGCGCCAAGGGCGACCTCGACCACGCCATCGCTGATAGCACCGAGGCGATCCGACTGGCGAAGGCCCGCGCGCCCGTCAACGTGATGACACCCCCCGCCAGCGTGCTGATATCGGCCTTTAGCGAGCGCGGCCTCGCCTATGAGGCCAAGGGCGACGACGACCACGCCAGGCAGGATTACGCCGCAACGCTCGAAGGCATTGCCTCCGACGCCGGAAGCAAGGCCAATCGGGCCATGGCGAAGGTACGCCTGTCGTTGCTGCAGGAAGCTGCGGCGACCCCTCCGCGGACCACGGACTCGACGCCGGCACCGACCGGCGCATCAAGCCCGACTTCCCCATCACCGACCGGCCGGCGTGTCGCGCTGGTGATCGGCAACGGCGCCTATACGCATGTCAGGGCGCTGCCCAATCCGCCCAACGACGCGCATTCGGTCGCCAAGAGCTTGCGCGATATCGGCTTTGCCGTCTCGGAAGGCATCGACCTCGACCGCAGCGCGATGCAGAAGACCATCCGCGATTTTTTGCTGCAGGCGGCGCGTTCGCAGGTCGCCGTGGTCTATTACGCCGGCCATGGCGTGCAGATCGATGGCCGCAATTATCTGGTGCCGGTCGACCTTCAGTTTCAGGCGGGTAGCCGCATGACTGACGCCATGGTCGACATGGACACCATCATGGCCGGCCTCGACGATCAGCTCCGCACCAACATCTTGATCCTGGATGCCTGCCGCAACAATCCGATGGCGCCGCAAATTGCGTCCGCCGGCGCCAACCGCGGCATCGAAGCCGGATCGGGATTGGCAGCACCAACGTCGCTCGGCGCCGGTTCGACGCTCGGCGCCGGCACGCTGATCGCGTTCGCGACCGCGCCGGGACAGGTCGCACTCGACGGCGAAGGCGCCAACAGCCCGTTCTCGGCGGCGCTATCGCGCCATATCGGCACGCCCGGGCTCGAGGTGCAGCAAATGCTGACACGGGTGCGCGCCGAAGTTGTCGCGACGACGAAGAGCAAACAGGTGCCGTGGTCGAACTCGTCGCTGCTCGGCGAGGTTTATCTGGCGGAGAAGTGA
- a CDS encoding serine hydrolase domain-containing protein, translating to MNRWRTDVLAGRRLVAAALAILFIGGWPHEVRAGSQEPPSQAPLAPTFSRAALDRIGDYVRNEVATGKIPGAILLIQQHGKPVYFECFGVRDPETGQPMTPDAIFQIYSMSKAVTSVAAMMLVDDGKLALDDPVSKYIHSFADAKVGVDLSDEAGQYPLKLEPLKRPITIRDLLRHTSGITYGFFGESAVTKLYANPQLYAGDFDNAEFADRIATLPLADQPATRWNYSHSTDVLGRVVEVASGQSLFQFEKQRLFDPLGMSDTAYYVADKAKWPRIARSFPVDRFRVAGIKDPTLPRRWESGGAGLVSTIGDYARFLQMLLNGGKLDGKRYLKSETVALMTSDQIGPETGIIHDPFYFPGPTSGFGLGFAVRTSPPPNTTWPLGEYRWDGAGGSFYFVDPQDDMLVICMVQAPTQGGRIQLALKTIMFEALGKGLRKD from the coding sequence ATGAATCGTTGGAGAACTGACGTTTTGGCGGGGCGTCGCCTTGTTGCGGCGGCGCTTGCGATTTTGTTTATCGGCGGCTGGCCGCACGAGGTGCGAGCCGGATCCCAGGAGCCGCCGTCCCAAGCGCCGCTCGCGCCAACTTTCTCACGCGCGGCCCTTGATCGTATTGGCGATTACGTTCGCAACGAAGTCGCGACAGGCAAGATTCCCGGCGCGATTTTGCTGATCCAGCAGCACGGCAAGCCGGTCTATTTCGAATGTTTCGGCGTGCGGGATCCCGAGACCGGGCAGCCGATGACGCCGGACGCGATTTTCCAGATCTATTCGATGTCGAAGGCCGTCACCTCGGTCGCCGCGATGATGCTGGTCGACGACGGCAAGCTGGCCCTCGATGATCCCGTATCGAAATACATTCATTCCTTTGCGGATGCAAAAGTCGGCGTCGATCTTTCCGATGAAGCAGGACAATATCCGCTCAAGCTCGAGCCGTTGAAGCGCCCGATCACGATCAGGGATCTGCTGCGGCACACGTCGGGTATCACTTACGGCTTCTTCGGCGAAAGCGCGGTGACGAAACTCTATGCCAATCCCCAACTGTACGCCGGCGATTTCGACAACGCCGAATTCGCCGACCGGATCGCGACACTGCCGCTCGCCGATCAGCCCGCAACGCGTTGGAATTACAGCCATTCAACCGACGTACTCGGCCGTGTCGTCGAGGTGGCCTCGGGGCAGTCGCTGTTTCAATTCGAAAAGCAGAGACTGTTCGATCCGCTCGGCATGTCCGATACCGCGTATTATGTCGCGGATAAAGCGAAGTGGCCGCGCATCGCCAGGTCATTTCCTGTCGATCGCTTTCGGGTGGCCGGAATCAAGGATCCGACATTGCCGCGGCGCTGGGAATCCGGCGGCGCGGGCCTGGTCTCGACGATCGGGGACTACGCCCGCTTCCTGCAAATGCTGCTGAACGGAGGCAAGCTGGACGGCAAGCGGTACCTCAAGTCCGAGACGGTCGCACTGATGACGTCGGATCAGATCGGGCCGGAGACCGGGATCATTCATGACCCCTTCTATTTTCCGGGTCCGACCAGCGGCTTCGGTCTTGGCTTTGCCGTGCGCACCTCACCGCCGCCGAACACGACATGGCCGTTGGGTGAATACCGCTGGGACGGCGCGGGCGGCAGCTTCTATTTTGTCGATCCCCAGGACGACATGCTCGTTATCTGCATGGTGCAGGCCCCGACGCAGGGCGGTCGTATCCAACTGGCGCTGAAGACGATCATGTTTGAGGCGCTGGGCAAGGGCCTGCGCAAGGATTGA
- the sugE gene encoding quaternary ammonium compound efflux SMR transporter SugE, with amino-acid sequence MAWLFLLVAGLCEVAWAIGLKYTEGFSRLLPVIGTVAAMVASIGFLGLALRSLPVGTAYAVWTGIGTVGTAALGIYLFNEPTTLFRLACIGLILSGIIGLKITS; translated from the coding sequence ATGGCTTGGCTCTTCCTGCTCGTTGCTGGCCTGTGCGAGGTCGCCTGGGCGATCGGCCTCAAATACACGGAAGGATTCTCGCGCCTGTTACCCGTGATCGGCACAGTCGCAGCCATGGTGGCCAGTATTGGATTCCTGGGCCTAGCCCTTAGGTCGCTGCCGGTCGGTACGGCCTATGCGGTGTGGACGGGCATTGGCACCGTCGGCACCGCGGCGCTCGGTATCTATCTTTTCAATGAGCCCACGACGTTGTTTCGGCTTGCCTGTATCGGCCTCATTCTCTCGGGCATCATCGGACTAAAAATCACCTCATAG
- a CDS encoding amidinotransferase produces MDMVTRTIGPDAAPAGRVSPVNSHNEWDPLEEVIVGRLEGAVIPSDHPVVTCNVPGMAARAQSLLSGFRYPKIMIEPAQRELDGFVALLQSLGIVVTRPEPVDHKKRFSTPEWSSHGFCNSCPRDSMLVIGDEIIETPMVWPCRYFETHSYRPILKDYFRRGARWTAAPRPQLTNELFDAEFRVPEKGEPISYILTEFEPVFDAADFFRCGRDLFVIRSNVTNASGIEWLRRHLGDGYRIHEIESRCPNPMHIDTTILPLGPGKILINPEYIDVDRLPAILKKWDILVAPEPDPITDRMLKITSLCGKWLNMNVLTVDEKRVIVDPHHTVTMRAMEKWGFEPIPCEFLHYAAFGGAFHCATLDIRRRGTLESYF; encoded by the coding sequence ATGGACATGGTCACGCGTACGATCGGCCCGGACGCCGCCCCGGCGGGCCGGGTTTCTCCAGTGAACTCGCACAATGAGTGGGATCCGCTGGAGGAAGTAATCGTCGGAAGGCTCGAGGGCGCGGTCATCCCGTCCGACCATCCGGTTGTCACCTGCAACGTTCCGGGCATGGCTGCGCGGGCCCAGTCGCTGCTCTCAGGCTTCCGTTATCCAAAGATCATGATCGAACCGGCGCAGCGCGAGCTTGATGGCTTTGTTGCGCTGTTACAGTCGCTGGGCATCGTGGTGACGCGGCCGGAACCGGTTGATCACAAGAAACGCTTCAGCACGCCGGAATGGTCTTCGCACGGGTTCTGCAATAGCTGCCCGCGCGACAGCATGCTCGTGATCGGCGACGAGATCATCGAAACGCCGATGGTTTGGCCGTGTCGCTACTTTGAGACGCACTCCTATCGTCCGATCCTGAAGGATTATTTCCGACGCGGCGCGCGCTGGACTGCCGCGCCCAGGCCGCAACTGACGAACGAGCTGTTCGATGCAGAGTTTCGCGTCCCCGAAAAAGGCGAGCCGATCTCGTATATCCTGACTGAATTCGAACCGGTCTTCGACGCCGCCGATTTCTTTCGCTGCGGGCGCGACCTGTTCGTGATCCGCAGCAACGTAACCAATGCGTCCGGTATTGAATGGCTGCGTCGCCATCTTGGGGACGGTTATCGCATTCATGAGATCGAGAGCCGTTGTCCCAATCCGATGCACATCGATACCACTATATTGCCGCTTGGGCCCGGCAAGATTCTGATCAATCCCGAATACATAGACGTCGACCGTCTCCCGGCCATCTTGAAAAAATGGGACATCCTTGTGGCCCCGGAGCCGGACCCGATCACTGATCGTATGCTCAAGATCACGTCGCTATGCGGGAAATGGCTCAACATGAACGTGCTGACAGTGGACGAGAAGCGCGTCATCGTTGATCCCCATCATACAGTAACAATGCGTGCGATGGAGAAATGGGGATTCGAACCGATTCCATGCGAGTTCCTGCATTACGCCGCATTTGGCGGCGCCTTCCACTGCGCCACGCTCGACATCCGGCGGCGCGGCACGTTGGAGAGCTATTTTTAA